In Kaistia algarum, the DNA window CGCATTGGCGACGACCTTGCCGGCATAAAATCCATCGGTGACGACATCGTCCCGCATCTTCATCGTCTGCTCGACGACCGAAGTCATCGGTTCGACGCCGGTGACGTCGATCTCGCCAAGTTGTTCGACGAAGCCGAGGATCGTATTCAGTTCGCCCTGGAACGCGGCCGCCTCCTCCTCCGTGATGGCGATCCGCGCCAGATGCGCGACGCGCTTGACGGTGGCGATATCGACGCTCATGGCGGGGGTCCTTCGATCGTGGCGCGACGACGCGCAAATGAATGGGCTCGCTATATCATCCGCCCTCGCCGCGCCGCAACCAAGGGCGGATATTTGCGATGGCTCTCCGCGCGCATTACGATTCGCCCGGATGCTCGGATGAAGCTGCCGGAACGGACGGCCATGACACCTGCCCTGCCCTCGTCCGCCGCCTTATGCCGTGACTGCTTCGCGCCGGCCGCCGGCCGCATGCGCTGTGCGAATTGCGGCAGCCCGCGCATCGTCGCCCATGGCGAACTCTCGGATCTCGCCATTGCCCATGTCGACTGCGATGCCTTCTACGCATCGATCGAGAAGCGCGACGATCCCAGCCTCGTCGACAAGCCGCTGATCATCGGCGGCGGGCGGCGCGGCGTGGTTTCAACCGCCTGCTACATAGCCCGCATCAAGGGCGTACGTTCCGCCATGCCGATGTTCAAGGCGCTCGAACTCTGCCCCGAGGCGACCATCATCAGGCCGAACATGGAAAAATACGTCGCCGTCGGACGCCAGATCCGCGCCATGATGCTGGACCTGACGCCGCTGGTCGAGCCGCTCTCCATCGACGAGGCGTTCATGGATCTCTCGGGCACGGAGCGGCTGCACCGCGCCTCGCCCGCGCTGACGCTGGCCCGTTTCGCGCAGCGGGTCGAGCGTGAGATCGGCGTCACGCTGTCGGTCGGACTTTCGTTCAACAAATTCCTCGCCAAGATCGCCTCGGACCTCGACAAGCCGCGCGGCTTTTCGGTGATTGGCCGCGCCGACGCCCTGCCCTTCCTGGCGTCGCTGCCGGTCTCGAAGATCTGGGGTGTCGGCAAGGCGATGGAGCGTCGGCTCGCCGAGGACGGCATCCGCTCGGTCGGCCAGCTCCAGACGATGGACGAGGCCGACCTCGCGCGACGCTACGGCTCGATGGGCCTGCGCCTTGCGCGGCTCGCCAAGGCCGATGACCGACGGGCCGTCGATCCTCGTCACGAGGCGAAGTCGATCGGCGCGGAGACGACCTTCGATCGCGACTATGCCAGTCGCGACGAGTTGCGCCCCATCCTGCGCAAACTTTGCGAAAAGGCCTCGCTCCGTCTGAAACGCGCCGATCTCGCCGCCTGGACGGTGACGCTCAAGATGAAGAC includes these proteins:
- the gatC gene encoding Asp-tRNA(Asn)/Glu-tRNA(Gln) amidotransferase subunit GatC; this encodes MSVDIATVKRVAHLARIAITEEEAAAFQGELNTILGFVEQLGEIDVTGVEPMTSVVEQTMKMRDDVVTDGFYAGKVVANAPSTDDDFFVVPKVVE
- a CDS encoding DNA polymerase IV, whose product is MTPALPSSAALCRDCFAPAAGRMRCANCGSPRIVAHGELSDLAIAHVDCDAFYASIEKRDDPSLVDKPLIIGGGRRGVVSTACYIARIKGVRSAMPMFKALELCPEATIIRPNMEKYVAVGRQIRAMMLDLTPLVEPLSIDEAFMDLSGTERLHRASPALTLARFAQRVEREIGVTLSVGLSFNKFLAKIASDLDKPRGFSVIGRADALPFLASLPVSKIWGVGKAMERRLAEDGIRSVGQLQTMDEADLARRYGSMGLRLARLAKADDRRAVDPRHEAKSIGAETTFDRDYASRDELRPILRKLCEKASLRLKRADLAAWTVTLKMKTTDFRIRTRSRQLADPTRLADRIFRVAEELLEGELDGSTYRLIGVSLSNFADPALADPDDLVDPAAARRAAAEAAIDKLRGRFGGDAVGHGITFRPHE